The following coding sequences lie in one Salarias fasciatus chromosome 7 unlocalized genomic scaffold, fSalaFa1.1 super_scaffold_4, whole genome shotgun sequence genomic window:
- the orai1b gene encoding calcium release-activated calcium channel protein 1 has protein sequence MSLSEHSLQALSWRKLYLSRAKLKASSRTSALLSGFAMVAMVEVQLDNSYPYPPALLIAFSACTTVLVAVHLFALMVSTCILPNIEAVSNVHNLNSVKESPHERMHRHIELAWAFSTVIGTLLFLAEVVLLCWVKFLPVKPIKSGNSTVSSGVAAAITSTSIMVPFGLVFIVFAVHFYRSLVSHKTDRQFQELEELSNLTRLQNELDNRGESSILQSPSSHFP, from the exons ATGAGTCTGAGCGAGCATTCACTGCAAGCACTGTCCTGGAGAAAGCTGTACCTGAGCCGGGCGAAACTGAAGGCTTCCAGCCGGACATCAGCCCTGCTCTCTGGATTTGCTATG GTTGCCATGGTAGAAGTCCAGCTGGACAACAGCTACCCGTACCCACCTGCTCTCCTGATCGCCTTCAGTGCCTGCACCACCGTGCTCGTGGCCGTTCACCTGTTCGCCCTGATGGTGAGCACGTGCATTTTGCCCAACATCGAGGCTGTCAGCAACGTCCACAACCTCAACTCAGTGAAGGAGTCCCCGCACGAGAGGATGCACCGGCACATTGAGCTGGCCTGGGCTTTCTCCACTGTAATTGGCACCCTGCTGTTTCTCGCTGAGGTGGTTCTCCTCTGCTGGGTCAAGTTTCTGCCAGTTAAACCCATCAAATCTGGTAATAGCACAGTGTCATCTGGCGTGGCCGCTGCCATCACGTCCACCTCAATCATGGTCCCCTTTGGTTTGGTCTTCATCGTCTTCGCAGTGCATTTCTACCGCTCCTTGGTCAGCCACAAAACTGACAGACAGTTtcaagagctggaggagctgtcgAACCTCACCAGGCTCCAGAACGAGCTGGACAACAGAGGGGAGTCGTCTATACTGCAGTCCCCCAGCTCACACTTCCCATAG
- the rnf34b gene encoding E3 ubiquitin-protein ligase RNF34 produces MKAGASSMWASCCGLLNEVMGTGTVRAQQPGFGAGAGPFRFAPSAGYSTYPPTSSGSAGQLCKACGLAFSVFRRKHICCDCKKSFCALCSVLQENLRCCTTCHLLRGTAFQRPLLMQLRVKDLRQYLLLRNIPTDTCREKEDLVDLVLCHQGARETPRPVMEEDEEEEEEEEEEEEEEDAHVEEEEEEEEEEEEDEGGDDTDSLHSLPHSHAASPRCATRSTSEQSVLSASQGDVLSPSDSSGTTSQEHEDTPTASLLNLDPTENLMEVSPATQRRIRASLSDLDNEEAIENLSVRQLKEILARNFVNYSGCCEKWELLERVHRLYRENEQNRKSMENVSITADGVKAQLAADENLCRICMDAIIDCVLLECGHMVTCTKCGKRMSECPICRQFVVRAVHVFKS; encoded by the exons GCGGGGGCGTCGTCCATGTGGGCGTCATGCTGCGGGCTGCTGAACGAGGTGATGGGCACGGGCACGGTGCGGGCGCAGCAGCCGGGCttcggggcgggggcggggccctTCCGCTTCGCCCCCAGCGCCGGGTACTCCACCTACCCCCCCACCAGCTCAGGGAGCGCCGGGCAGCTGTGCAAGGCCTGCGGACTGGCCTTCTCCGTCTTCAGACGCAAG CACATCTGCTGCGACTGTAAGAAGAGCTTCTGCGCTCTCTGCTCGGTGCTGCAAGAAAACCTGCGCTGCTGCACGACCTGCCACCTGCTGCGGGGCACGGCCTTCCAGCGGCCGCTGCTCATGCAGCTCCGGGTGAAGGACCTGCGCCAGTACCTGCTGCTGCGCAACATCCCCACCGACACCTGCAGGGAGAAGGAGGACCTGGTGGACCTGGTGCTCTGCCACCAGGGCGCGAGGGAGACCCCGAGACCGGTGatggaggaagacgaggaggaggaggaggaggaggaagaggaggaggaggaggaggacgcacatgtggaggaggaggaggaagaggaggaagaggaggaggaggatgaagggggAGACGACACGGACAGTCTCCACTCGCTCCCTCACTCGCACGCCGCCTCGCCGCGCTGCGCGACGCGCTCCACCTCCGAACAGTCGGTTCTCTCCGCCTCTCAGGGAGACGTGCTCAGCCCAAGTGACAGCTCAGGGACCACCAGCCAG GAGCATGAGGACACGCCGACAGCATCCCTCTTGAACCTGGACCCCACTGAGAATCTCATGGAG GTCAGTCCGGCGACGCAGAGGAGGATCAGGGCGTCGCTGTCGGACCTCGACAACGAGGAGGCGATAGAAAACCTCTCCGTCCGCCAGCTGAAAGAGATCCTCGCCAGAAACTTCGTCAATTACTCCGGCTGCTGCGAAAAGtgggagctgctggagcgggTGCATCGGCTGTACAGAGAGAACGAGCAGAACAGGAAATCTA tGGAAAACGTCAGCATAACTGCAG ATGGCGTCAAAGCTCAGCTGGCGGCCGACGAGAACCTGTGCCGCATCTGCATGGACGCCATCATTGACTGCGTGCTGCTGGAGTGTGGTCACATGGTCACCTGCACCAAATGTGGCAAGAGGATGAGCGAATGCCCCATCTGCAGGCAGTTCGTCGTGCGGGCCGTGCATGTCTTCAagtcttaa
- the kdm2bb gene encoding lysine (K)-specific demethylase 2Bb isoform X1 — translation MAEAAETCAEPGRRLRSICRRMYDENEDLSDVEEIANIRGFSVEEKLASATYSADFVHLMEGKDFTYEYVQREALKIPLIFKEKDALGIRMPDPDFTVGEIKGLVGSRRSVDVMDVSTQKGSEMSMAQFVRYYETPEEERDKLFNVISLEFSHTKLENLIKRPTVVDQVDWVDNMWPPDLKHSQTEATNVISEMKYPKVQRYCLMSVKGCYTDFHIDFGGTSVWYHVFKGQKVFWLVPPTPHNLALYEDWVLSGKQSDVFLGDRADGCQRVELKQGYTFFIPSGWIHAVYTPVDTLVFGGNILHSFNIPMQLNIHEIENRTKVHSKFRFPFYYEMCWYVLERYLHCLTKRSYLSQDIRKDSMEYEGKIKMESPFSDSRSQDVNEDSCGTQIKDDQGEKPERVPQDGPCSPDYSRGQHLRAVLSVDSEDSCNPGSTSLDFPKTPSDSPASESQSKWTHLTEFELNGLGTLVEKLESLPENKKCVPVGIENPQALLEDIKLLLKEHADDDPKLAITGVPVVSWPKKTVKPRTPNRPKPKMAASPASAVKLSASRGTSGARRRRTRCRKCEACLRTECGECHFCKDMKKFGGPGRMKQSCIMRQCIAPVLPHTAVCLVCGEAGKEDTVEDEEEKFNLMLMECSICNEIVHPNCLKIKDSNGVVNDELPNCWECPKCNHAGKTGKASKQKRGPGFKYASNLPGSLLKEPRLNRDSKEEPDLPMVTATTVSTLLTAAAAVKRKAERDVISKRSDEEPPKKRPPLLALDGLARPRLEDNPLRKKRKLFDTNDEPILMKKKKKLSKPDDPFTSKLLRQVKTENDHCDEEEEQEDHDEDRLLLNKMQLKEKNEYDDEEQEEDAEEDEALAKDRENNVEDKTKLLSNPLLRTCAARDGDQASSNSPRAGPSGEAGDGQERSAAQLKARHQRRRLPNKEAGKEFNQEISRTEDCLSSPKHGPAKSEDGAAALSRRPPKSEDCLANQNRKPVKAEDAATNQCRRAIKVEEGATNQNRQPLKTEDGLANQNHRPVKHEPESEPDDQKPRWPLNNGSGDLGDWLRHRGREVNGTPRGYSPPGWNRGTPVAPICPRPLPCRSPPKCIQMERHVIRPPPISPPPDRLPLDDGEAHVMRRETWMTVFGHLTHRDLCVCMRVCRTWNRWCCDKRLWKQINLNRCKSITPLMLSGIIRRQPVALDLSWTNISKKQLSWLINRLPGLRVLLLSGCSWVAVSALCTSSCPLLRTLDVQWVEGLKDAQMRDLLSPPTDNRPGQLDNRSKLRNVEDLRLAGLDITDTSLRLIIRYMPSLSKLDLSYCNHVTDQSVNILTAAGTTTRDSLTDINLSVCNRVTDQSLTYFKRCGSICHIDLRYCKQVTKEGCDQFVAEMSVSVQFELIEEKLLQKIS, via the exons ATGGCAGAGGCCGCGGAGACGTGTGCTGAACCTGGACGCAGGCTG CGCTCCATCTGCCGGAGGATGTACGACGAGAACGAGGATTTATCTGATGTGGAAGAAATTGCAAACATCAGAGGCTTCAGTGTGGAGGAGAAACTTGCCAGTGCCACTTACAGTGCAGACTTTGTGCACTTGATGGAGGGTAAAG ACTTCACTTATGAATATGTGCAAAGGGAGGCTCTTAAGATCCCACTGATCTTCAAAGAGAAAGATGCTTTAGGGATCAG AATGCCTGATCCGGACTTTACTGTTGGTGAAATTAAAGGATTAGTTG GCAGTCGGCGGTCGGTGGACGTGATGGACGTGAGCACTCAGAAAGGCTCTGAGATGAGCATGGCCCAGTTCGTGCGCTACTATGAGACGCCGGAGGAGGAGCGCGACAAACTCTTCAACGTCATCAGTTTAGAGTTCAGCCACACCAAGCTGGAGAACCTCATCAAGCGGCCCACAGTG GTTGATCAAGTGGACTGGGTGGACAACATGTGGCCCCCTGACCTGAAACACAGCCAAACAGAAGCCACTAATGTCATCTCAGAGATGAAATACCCCAAAGTGCAAAG ATACTGTTTGATGAGCGTGAAAGGGTGCTACACAGACTTCCACATCGATTTTGGGGGAACTTCAGTTTGGTATCATGTATTCAAGGGACAGAAA GTGTTCTGGCTTGTGCCGCCGACTCCTCATAACCTGGCCCTGTACGAGGACTGGGTCCTGTCAGGGAAGCAGAGCGACGTCTTCCTGGGAGATCGAGCTGACGGATGCCAGCGAGTGGAGCTTAAGCAGGGATACACCTTCTTCATCCCATCTG GGTGGATCCATGCTGTCTACACTCCCGTAGACACGCTGGTGTTCGGAGGCAACATTCTGCACAGCTTCAACATTCCTATGCAGCTTAACATCCATGAGATCGAGAACAGGACAAAG GTTCACTCCAAATTCCGTTTCCCCTTCTACTACGAGATGTGCTGGTATGTCCTGGAGAGATACCTGCACTGTCTGACCAAGCGCTCCTACCTTTCTCAGGACATCCGGAAAGACTCCATGG aGTATGAAGGCAAGATAAAGATGGAGAGCCCATTTTCGGACTCCAGGAGTCAGGACGTGAACGAAGACTCGTGTGGGACTCAAATCAAGGACGACCAGGGGGAGAAACCAGAGCGAGTTCCTCAGGACGGTCCCTGCTCGCCGGACTACAGCAGAGGCCAGCATCTCCGAGCCGTTCTGTCTGTAGACTCAGAAGACAGCTGCAATCCCGGCTCCACCTCTCTGGATTTCCCCAAAACCCCCTCAGACTCCCCGGCCTCAGAGTCTCAGAGCAAGTGGACTCACCTGACCGAGTTTGAACTGAATGGACTCGGGACGCTGGTGGAGAAGCTGGAGTCGCTCCCCGAGAACAAGAAGTGTGTTCCTGTGGGGATCGAAAACCCACAAGCTCTGCTGGAGGACATCaag CTCCTTTTAAAAGAGCATGCGGATGACGACCCCAAGTTAGCAATCACTGGAGTTCCTGTGGTGTCCTGGCCGAAGAAAACTGTGAAA cCCCGGACTCCCAACCGGCCGAAACCTAAGATGGCAGCTTCTCCTGCCTCGGCAGTCAAGCTGTCGGCCAGTCGGGGAACATCTGGTGCCAGGAGGAGAAGGACGCGCTGTCGAAAGTGCGAGGCATGTCTGCGGACGGAGTGTGGCGAGTGCCACTTCTGCAAGGACATGAAGAAGTTTGGTGGTCCTGGAAGAATGAAGCAGTCCTGCATCATGAGGCAGTGCATAGCT CCTGTTCTTcctcacacagcagtgtgtctgGTCTGCGGAGAGGCGGGGAAGGAGGACAcggtggaggacgaggaggagaagtTCAACCTCATGCTCATGGAGTGCTCCATCTGCAATGAGATAGTTCACCCAAACTGTCTGAAG ATCAAGGATTCAAATGGAGTAGTGAACGATGAGTTGCCAAACTGCTGGGAGTGCCCCAAGTGTAACCACGCGGGAAAAACGGGAAAA GCCTCAAAGCAAAAAAGGGGCCCAGGGTTTAAGTACGCATCAAACCTGCCCGGATCGCTGCTCAAGGAGCCCCGGCTGAACCGAGACTCCAAGGAGGAGCCCGACCTGCCGATGGTGACCGCAACAACCGTGAGCACCTTAttaaccgccgccgccgccgtgaagAGGAAGGCCGAGCGGGACGTGATCTCCAAGAGGAGCGACGAGGAGCCGCCAAAGAAACGGCCGCCCCTGCTCGCCCTGGATGGGCTGGCCCGGCCGCGACTCGAGGACAATCCGttaagaaaaaagaggaaactttTTGACACGAATGACGAGCCCATCCTCATGAAAAAGAAG AAGAAGCTTTCCAAACCTGATGATCCATTTACTTCGAAGCTGTTGCGGCAAGTCAAGACAGAGAATGATCACtgtgacgaggaggaggaacaggaggatcACGATGAAGACAGATTGCTCTTGAATAAGATGCAGTTGAAGGAGAAAAATGAATATGAcgacgaggagcaggaggaagatgcagaGGAAGACGAGGCATTGGCAAAGGACAGAGAGAACAATGTCGAGGACAAGACGAAGCTCCTGTCCAATCCGCTGCTGAGAACGTGCGCGGCCAGAGACGGCGATCAGGCCTCGTCCAACTCTCCCCGAGCGGGGCCGAGCGGAGAGGCGGGGGACGGCCAGGAGAGGAGCGCCGCTCAGCTCAAAGCTCGCCATCAGCGCAGACGTCTTCCAAACAAAGAGGCGGGCAAAGAGTTCAATCAGGAGATCTCCCGGACGGAAGACTGCCTGAGCAGCCCGAAGCACGGTCCGGCAAAGAGCGAGGACGGTGCGGCCGCTCTCAGCCGCCGGCCGCCGAAGAGCGAGGACTGCCTGGCCAATCAGAATCGGAAACCGGTGAAAGCGGAAGACGCCGCCACCAATCAGTGCCGCAGAGCGATAAAAGTGGAGGAAGGCGCGACCAATCAGAACAGACAGCCGCTGAAAACGGAGGACGGCCTGGCCAACCAGAACCACCGGCCGGTCAAGCACGAGCCCGAGAGCGAGCCGGACGACCAGAAGCCGAGGTGGCCCCTCAACAACGGCAGCGGCGACCTGGGAGACTGGCTGCGGCACCGGGGGCGGGAGGTGAACGGCACGCCCCGCGGGTATTCGCCGCCCGGCTGGAACCGAGGCACGCCCGTCGCACCGATATGCCCCCGGCCCCTCCCCTGCCGGTCGCCGCCCAAATGCATCCAGATGGAGCGCCACGTGATCCGGCCCCCTCCCATCAGCCCCCCGCCCGACAGGCTGCCGCTGGACGACGGCGAGGCGCACGTGATGCGGCGGGAGACGTGGATGACGGTCTTCGGCCACCTCACCCACAGAGACCTGTGCGTCTGCATGCGGGTCTGCAGGACCTGGAACAGGTG GTGCTGCGACAAACGGCTGTGGAAGCAGATCAACCTGAACCGCTGCAAGTCCATCACGCCTCTCATGCTGAGCGGCATCATCCGGAGGCAGCCGGTGGCTCTGGACCTCAGCTGGACCAACATctccaagaagcagctcagctggCTCATCAACAGACTCCCAG GCCTGcgcgtgctgctgctgtcaggttgCTCCTGGGTGGCCGTCTCCGCTCTCTGCACCTCCAGCTGCCCTCTGCTGCGAACTCTGGATGTTCAGTGGGTCGAAGGACTGAAAGACGCTCAGATGAGAGACCTGCTGTCTCCTCCCACCGACAACCGGCCAG GCCAGCTGGACAACAGGAGCAAGCTGCGTAACGTGGAGGACTTGCGTCTGGCCGGGCTGGACATCACCGACACGTCTCTGCGCCTCATCATCCGGTACATGCCCTCGCTGTCCAAGCTGGACCTCAGCTACTGCAACCACGTCACCGACCAGTCCGTCAACATCCTGACGGCGGCGGGAACGACCACCAGAGACTCGCTCACCGACATCAACCTGTCAG TCTGCAACAGGGTCACGGACCAGTCGCTGACCTACTTCAAGCGCTGTGGGAGCATCTGTCACATCGACCTGCGATACTGCAAACAGGTGACCAAGGAGGGCTGCGACCAGTTCGTGGCGGAGATGTCCGTCAGCGTCCAGTTCGAACTGATAgaagagaagctgctgcagaagatcagCTAG
- the kdm2bb gene encoding lysine (K)-specific demethylase 2Bb isoform X2, translating to MAEAAETCAEPGRRLRSICRRMYDENEDLSDVEEIANIRGFSVEEKLASATYSADFVHLMEGKDFTYEYVQREALKIPLIFKEKDALGIRMPDPDFTVGEIKGLVGSRRSVDVMDVSTQKGSEMSMAQFVRYYETPEEERDKLFNVISLEFSHTKLENLIKRPTVVDQVDWVDNMWPPDLKHSQTEATNVISEMKYPKVQRYCLMSVKGCYTDFHIDFGGTSVWYHVFKGQKVFWLVPPTPHNLALYEDWVLSGKQSDVFLGDRADGCQRVELKQGYTFFIPSGWIHAVYTPVDTLVFGGNILHSFNIPMQLNIHEIENRTKVHSKFRFPFYYEMCWYVLERYLHCLTKRSYLSQDIRKDSMEYEGKIKMESPFSDSRSQDVNEDSCGTQIKDDQGEKPERVPQDGPCSPDYSRGQHLRAVLSVDSEDSCNPGSTSLDFPKTPSDSPASESQSKWTHLTEFELNGLGTLVEKLESLPENKKCVPVGIENPQALLEDIKLLLKEHADDDPKLAITGVPVVSWPKKTVKPRTPNRPKPKMAASPASAVKLSASRGTSGARRRRTRCRKCEACLRTECGECHFCKDMKKFGGPGRMKQSCIMRQCIAPVLPHTAVCLVCGEAGKEDTVEDEEEKFNLMLMECSICNEIVHPNCLKIKDSNGVVNDELPNCWECPKCNHAGKTGKQKRGPGFKYASNLPGSLLKEPRLNRDSKEEPDLPMVTATTVSTLLTAAAAVKRKAERDVISKRSDEEPPKKRPPLLALDGLARPRLEDNPLRKKRKLFDTNDEPILMKKKKKLSKPDDPFTSKLLRQVKTENDHCDEEEEQEDHDEDRLLLNKMQLKEKNEYDDEEQEEDAEEDEALAKDRENNVEDKTKLLSNPLLRTCAARDGDQASSNSPRAGPSGEAGDGQERSAAQLKARHQRRRLPNKEAGKEFNQEISRTEDCLSSPKHGPAKSEDGAAALSRRPPKSEDCLANQNRKPVKAEDAATNQCRRAIKVEEGATNQNRQPLKTEDGLANQNHRPVKHEPESEPDDQKPRWPLNNGSGDLGDWLRHRGREVNGTPRGYSPPGWNRGTPVAPICPRPLPCRSPPKCIQMERHVIRPPPISPPPDRLPLDDGEAHVMRRETWMTVFGHLTHRDLCVCMRVCRTWNRWCCDKRLWKQINLNRCKSITPLMLSGIIRRQPVALDLSWTNISKKQLSWLINRLPGLRVLLLSGCSWVAVSALCTSSCPLLRTLDVQWVEGLKDAQMRDLLSPPTDNRPGQLDNRSKLRNVEDLRLAGLDITDTSLRLIIRYMPSLSKLDLSYCNHVTDQSVNILTAAGTTTRDSLTDINLSVCNRVTDQSLTYFKRCGSICHIDLRYCKQVTKEGCDQFVAEMSVSVQFELIEEKLLQKIS from the exons ATGGCAGAGGCCGCGGAGACGTGTGCTGAACCTGGACGCAGGCTG CGCTCCATCTGCCGGAGGATGTACGACGAGAACGAGGATTTATCTGATGTGGAAGAAATTGCAAACATCAGAGGCTTCAGTGTGGAGGAGAAACTTGCCAGTGCCACTTACAGTGCAGACTTTGTGCACTTGATGGAGGGTAAAG ACTTCACTTATGAATATGTGCAAAGGGAGGCTCTTAAGATCCCACTGATCTTCAAAGAGAAAGATGCTTTAGGGATCAG AATGCCTGATCCGGACTTTACTGTTGGTGAAATTAAAGGATTAGTTG GCAGTCGGCGGTCGGTGGACGTGATGGACGTGAGCACTCAGAAAGGCTCTGAGATGAGCATGGCCCAGTTCGTGCGCTACTATGAGACGCCGGAGGAGGAGCGCGACAAACTCTTCAACGTCATCAGTTTAGAGTTCAGCCACACCAAGCTGGAGAACCTCATCAAGCGGCCCACAGTG GTTGATCAAGTGGACTGGGTGGACAACATGTGGCCCCCTGACCTGAAACACAGCCAAACAGAAGCCACTAATGTCATCTCAGAGATGAAATACCCCAAAGTGCAAAG ATACTGTTTGATGAGCGTGAAAGGGTGCTACACAGACTTCCACATCGATTTTGGGGGAACTTCAGTTTGGTATCATGTATTCAAGGGACAGAAA GTGTTCTGGCTTGTGCCGCCGACTCCTCATAACCTGGCCCTGTACGAGGACTGGGTCCTGTCAGGGAAGCAGAGCGACGTCTTCCTGGGAGATCGAGCTGACGGATGCCAGCGAGTGGAGCTTAAGCAGGGATACACCTTCTTCATCCCATCTG GGTGGATCCATGCTGTCTACACTCCCGTAGACACGCTGGTGTTCGGAGGCAACATTCTGCACAGCTTCAACATTCCTATGCAGCTTAACATCCATGAGATCGAGAACAGGACAAAG GTTCACTCCAAATTCCGTTTCCCCTTCTACTACGAGATGTGCTGGTATGTCCTGGAGAGATACCTGCACTGTCTGACCAAGCGCTCCTACCTTTCTCAGGACATCCGGAAAGACTCCATGG aGTATGAAGGCAAGATAAAGATGGAGAGCCCATTTTCGGACTCCAGGAGTCAGGACGTGAACGAAGACTCGTGTGGGACTCAAATCAAGGACGACCAGGGGGAGAAACCAGAGCGAGTTCCTCAGGACGGTCCCTGCTCGCCGGACTACAGCAGAGGCCAGCATCTCCGAGCCGTTCTGTCTGTAGACTCAGAAGACAGCTGCAATCCCGGCTCCACCTCTCTGGATTTCCCCAAAACCCCCTCAGACTCCCCGGCCTCAGAGTCTCAGAGCAAGTGGACTCACCTGACCGAGTTTGAACTGAATGGACTCGGGACGCTGGTGGAGAAGCTGGAGTCGCTCCCCGAGAACAAGAAGTGTGTTCCTGTGGGGATCGAAAACCCACAAGCTCTGCTGGAGGACATCaag CTCCTTTTAAAAGAGCATGCGGATGACGACCCCAAGTTAGCAATCACTGGAGTTCCTGTGGTGTCCTGGCCGAAGAAAACTGTGAAA cCCCGGACTCCCAACCGGCCGAAACCTAAGATGGCAGCTTCTCCTGCCTCGGCAGTCAAGCTGTCGGCCAGTCGGGGAACATCTGGTGCCAGGAGGAGAAGGACGCGCTGTCGAAAGTGCGAGGCATGTCTGCGGACGGAGTGTGGCGAGTGCCACTTCTGCAAGGACATGAAGAAGTTTGGTGGTCCTGGAAGAATGAAGCAGTCCTGCATCATGAGGCAGTGCATAGCT CCTGTTCTTcctcacacagcagtgtgtctgGTCTGCGGAGAGGCGGGGAAGGAGGACAcggtggaggacgaggaggagaagtTCAACCTCATGCTCATGGAGTGCTCCATCTGCAATGAGATAGTTCACCCAAACTGTCTGAAG ATCAAGGATTCAAATGGAGTAGTGAACGATGAGTTGCCAAACTGCTGGGAGTGCCCCAAGTGTAACCACGCGGGAAAAACGGGAAAA CAAAAAAGGGGCCCAGGGTTTAAGTACGCATCAAACCTGCCCGGATCGCTGCTCAAGGAGCCCCGGCTGAACCGAGACTCCAAGGAGGAGCCCGACCTGCCGATGGTGACCGCAACAACCGTGAGCACCTTAttaaccgccgccgccgccgtgaagAGGAAGGCCGAGCGGGACGTGATCTCCAAGAGGAGCGACGAGGAGCCGCCAAAGAAACGGCCGCCCCTGCTCGCCCTGGATGGGCTGGCCCGGCCGCGACTCGAGGACAATCCGttaagaaaaaagaggaaactttTTGACACGAATGACGAGCCCATCCTCATGAAAAAGAAG AAGAAGCTTTCCAAACCTGATGATCCATTTACTTCGAAGCTGTTGCGGCAAGTCAAGACAGAGAATGATCACtgtgacgaggaggaggaacaggaggatcACGATGAAGACAGATTGCTCTTGAATAAGATGCAGTTGAAGGAGAAAAATGAATATGAcgacgaggagcaggaggaagatgcagaGGAAGACGAGGCATTGGCAAAGGACAGAGAGAACAATGTCGAGGACAAGACGAAGCTCCTGTCCAATCCGCTGCTGAGAACGTGCGCGGCCAGAGACGGCGATCAGGCCTCGTCCAACTCTCCCCGAGCGGGGCCGAGCGGAGAGGCGGGGGACGGCCAGGAGAGGAGCGCCGCTCAGCTCAAAGCTCGCCATCAGCGCAGACGTCTTCCAAACAAAGAGGCGGGCAAAGAGTTCAATCAGGAGATCTCCCGGACGGAAGACTGCCTGAGCAGCCCGAAGCACGGTCCGGCAAAGAGCGAGGACGGTGCGGCCGCTCTCAGCCGCCGGCCGCCGAAGAGCGAGGACTGCCTGGCCAATCAGAATCGGAAACCGGTGAAAGCGGAAGACGCCGCCACCAATCAGTGCCGCAGAGCGATAAAAGTGGAGGAAGGCGCGACCAATCAGAACAGACAGCCGCTGAAAACGGAGGACGGCCTGGCCAACCAGAACCACCGGCCGGTCAAGCACGAGCCCGAGAGCGAGCCGGACGACCAGAAGCCGAGGTGGCCCCTCAACAACGGCAGCGGCGACCTGGGAGACTGGCTGCGGCACCGGGGGCGGGAGGTGAACGGCACGCCCCGCGGGTATTCGCCGCCCGGCTGGAACCGAGGCACGCCCGTCGCACCGATATGCCCCCGGCCCCTCCCCTGCCGGTCGCCGCCCAAATGCATCCAGATGGAGCGCCACGTGATCCGGCCCCCTCCCATCAGCCCCCCGCCCGACAGGCTGCCGCTGGACGACGGCGAGGCGCACGTGATGCGGCGGGAGACGTGGATGACGGTCTTCGGCCACCTCACCCACAGAGACCTGTGCGTCTGCATGCGGGTCTGCAGGACCTGGAACAGGTG GTGCTGCGACAAACGGCTGTGGAAGCAGATCAACCTGAACCGCTGCAAGTCCATCACGCCTCTCATGCTGAGCGGCATCATCCGGAGGCAGCCGGTGGCTCTGGACCTCAGCTGGACCAACATctccaagaagcagctcagctggCTCATCAACAGACTCCCAG GCCTGcgcgtgctgctgctgtcaggttgCTCCTGGGTGGCCGTCTCCGCTCTCTGCACCTCCAGCTGCCCTCTGCTGCGAACTCTGGATGTTCAGTGGGTCGAAGGACTGAAAGACGCTCAGATGAGAGACCTGCTGTCTCCTCCCACCGACAACCGGCCAG GCCAGCTGGACAACAGGAGCAAGCTGCGTAACGTGGAGGACTTGCGTCTGGCCGGGCTGGACATCACCGACACGTCTCTGCGCCTCATCATCCGGTACATGCCCTCGCTGTCCAAGCTGGACCTCAGCTACTGCAACCACGTCACCGACCAGTCCGTCAACATCCTGACGGCGGCGGGAACGACCACCAGAGACTCGCTCACCGACATCAACCTGTCAG TCTGCAACAGGGTCACGGACCAGTCGCTGACCTACTTCAAGCGCTGTGGGAGCATCTGTCACATCGACCTGCGATACTGCAAACAGGTGACCAAGGAGGGCTGCGACCAGTTCGTGGCGGAGATGTCCGTCAGCGTCCAGTTCGAACTGATAgaagagaagctgctgcagaagatcagCTAG